CTGCAGCTGAAGTACCCCGAGCTATTGGTAGTTGTTGTGGAATGGTGGAGGCACCCTTCCATTCCTAAGCTTGTCGAGAACCCTGGAGAGCATGCAGGTGCCCTAGATACCTGCATTATGATGCGTCTATTTCCCGAATTGGTTTCCTCGATGGAGGATGCTGGCAGCGGACGTAGCGTTGGCTTTAATATCAGTGCGCTAAACGAAGGGTGGGCTTGGACTCCCCGCGATTGGTCGGAGGTGTCGGAGGATACCGGCGTGGGCGATCCAAGAAGTGCAACGCCTGAACTGGGCGCCTTGGTGGTTGATACGCTTGTAGCCGACCTTGCCAGTCTGCTCGTAAAGCTGGTAAAGGTGGCTAATATCTATCAGCGGATTTCTTAGGTTGCTTTCCTTTCAGGGGCAATCCCTCTAGTCTAACAAATCGGTATCCCATGCTTCGCAGCTGGGGTACGATTTTACGCATAGCCTCCACCAAATTACTCTCTGGGTGGTTAAAGTGCATAATAACAATGGCACCTGGCTTGGCATTCTCAGTTACATTCTTTACAATTTCTTGGGCGCTGGTCTTTGGAACAGCATCTCCTGACAGAATATCAAAGCTGATTACGGTAATGCCCAGCTTCGAAGCAATTCTTACCCCTGCTTCGTCGGTAAAGGCGGTGGCCGAGCGGTAGAACTTGGGTTTACGTCCCGTTAGCCTCTCTATTTTTATGGCGTTAGCCTCCATCTCGTCGAAAGCATCGGCAGGGGTGGCGGTTCCCTTAATGCCGTACTCGCTTTCGCCCTTAACGGCGCATGGTCGGTGGCGGAAGCCGTGGTTTTCAATTTCGAAGAGCGTATCCTTTGCCAGCTGCAAAAAGGTTTTCGGGTTGGCATCTATCCATAACCCAGTAACGAAAAGGGTTGCAGGTACCTTCTCGGCTCTCAGGTATTCGATGAGCGGGCTGTTGTAGCGATTCCCCTTGCGACCACCTCCACAGGCATCGAAGGTAAAGGCGATAACCTTTGACGAGGTGGCAATATCCTCGTCAACTCCCTTTACAAATTCGCCCCAACGGCCAGGTGTCGTATTCTGAAATTGACTTACAATTTTGGATTTTTGCTCGATATATGTTTTATCGTTGTTGAGTTGCTTTATTAGCTGGCGATTGGAGTACTGAGTTTGCCCCTCTTTTGCCAGGAGCATGAATGCTAAAAGAAAAATCATCGTTTTTGAATATACAGGTTGCTCTATTATGGGTAATTCTTCTACAAAAGACGCCATTCATCTCTTTTGTTCGAAATATTGGCTGTTAAATAGTGCAGGCTTTGCTCCTGCAACGGCGCTTCCCGATACCGTGAAGACTTCTGTTAGAGCAGCAATCGTGTTTAAGAGTCTAAGAACATAATATTTTAGTCGTCGTTTTATTTTTCGTCTCACCGAGAATATCTTTACGAATAAACCGTTACTTTTAACGTTTATTGTAAACTACCATAAACAAAACATTATGCTACGAAAACTTCTGGGATTGGTGGCCATTATGGGGTTCACGTCGGCGGCAATGGCCATCGACGATGCCCGAATGCTTCGCTATCCCGACATCAACGGAAATAAGATTGTGTTCGTTTACGCCGGCGATATCTGGTCGGTGGATGCCAACGGTGGCGATGCCAAGCGGCTTACCTCGCACGAGGGGCTGGAACTTTTCCCTAAGATCTCGCCCGATGGCAAGTGGATTGCCTTTTCGGCCGAGTACTCCGGCAGCCGTCAGATTTGGGTGATGCCATCCGAAGGGGGCCCTGCCCGCCAGCTTACCTACTACAACTCGGTGGGCATTATGCCTCCCCGTGGTGGATACGACAACGTGGTGCTCGATTGGACGCCCGATAGCAAGCAGGTTATGATTCGCGCCAACCGTACTCCCTTTGGCGAACGTAACGGGAGGTACTTCCTAGTTAGCCTCGATGGTGGGCTCGAGAAGCCGCTCCCCATTATCGACGGTGGCTTTGCGGTGCTTTCGCCCGATGCCCAGCAGGTGTGCTTTACGCCTGTCGATCGCGAGTTCCGCACCTGGAAGCGCTACAAGGGCGGTCGTGCTACCGAGCTGTGGACCTACAACCTAAAGGAGAACACCTCGGAGCAGATAACCCATTTCGTAGGAACCGATCAGTGGCCTACCTGGGTTGGCGATAACATCTACTACGCTTCGGATCGCGACCTCAAGCTCAACATCTACAAGTATAATACTAAGACCAAGCAGAACGAGCAGGTTACCTTCCATAAGGATTTTGACGTGATGTGGCCTTCGGGACGCAACGGTCAGATCGCTTACGAGAATGGCGGATACCTGTATAAGCTGAACACAGCAACAGGCAAAGACGAAAAGGTGAAGGTGAACATCAGCTTCGACAACACCAACCTGCTGCCCTACTATAAGAATGTAAAGGATGACATCCACAGCTACGCCATTTCGCCAACCGGGAAGCGTGCCCTGTTTGATGCTCGCGGCGATATCTTCTCGGTGCCTGCCGAAAATGGGGTGATCGAGAACCTCACCCAAACGCCTGGCGTTCGCGAGGTATATCCTACCTGGTCGCCCAACGGCAAGTACATCGCCTACCATTCCGATGCAACTGGCGAGTACGAGGTTTACCTACTCGAGAATAAGAAGGGGGCTGCTCCACGCCAGCTAACCACCGGCTCTAAGGCTTGGAAGTACGGCTCCGAGTGGTCGCCCAATAGCCGTTACCTGGTGTACAGCGATCGCACGCTGAACCTTTACCTTGTTGATACGCAAACTGGGAAGCAGTCGGTGATCGACCATGCCGTAAACGACGAGATTACTACCTACACTTTCTCGCCCGACTCGCAGTGGATAACCTACACCAAGGAGGGCAGCAACGGTCAACCAACCGTATGGGTTTACAATATCCCTAATGGTAAGGCATCGCAGCTGCTGGATAACACCTTTATCAACATTCAGCCTGTGTTCAGCCGCGACGGAAAGTTTATCTTCTTTGTATCGAACCGCGACTTTAACCTAGCATTCTCCAGCTTCGAGTTCAACTACCTCTACAATAACGCCTCTAAGATCTATGCCGTAGCCCTTAAGAACGATGGGTCGAAGCTGACTAAAGATAAGAATGACGTAGAGTCGGTTGCCGAGGATAAGAAGGCAGAGGATCCTAAGAAATCTGGAAAGGAAAAGGAGGAGGCCGCTAGTAAAGATCAGGTGCCTGTTTCTGTTTCTATCGACTTCGATGGCATCAATAGCCGCGTGATGGCGTTGCCGATGGATGCCGATGCCTACAGCATTGTGGGTAGCGTTGATGGTGGCGTTCTCTATACCTCGAAGGATAAGCTGATGCGCTACAGCATTGCCGACGCGAAGTGCGAGGAGGTTATGGATGGCGTAGGTAGCGTTATTGCTTCTGCCGATGGAAAGAGCTTCATGTACAGCGCTAAAAAGGACTTTGGCATTGCCAAGGTTACCACCGGACAAAAGGCTGGCGCTGGCAAGCTGAACCTGGATAAGCTGGAGCTGAAGATATTCCCTCGCCAGGAGTGGAACCAGATATACACCGATGCTTGGCGCATCTTCCGCGACTACTTCTACGTTTCCAACCTTCATGGGGTAGACTGGAATGCCGTTAAGGAGCGTTACAGCGCTTTGGTACCTTACGCGCCTAGCCGTTTCGACCTCGACTACATCCTGAATGAGGTGGTGTCGGAGGCAAACGTTGGGCATGCCTACGTGGACTGGGGCGACATCAAGCGCGTAAAGCGTGTGGATACCGGTCTCCTCGGTGCTAATCTGGTTGCTGATGATGCCGTCGGTCGCTATAAGATTGCCAAGATCTACCAGGGCGAAAACTGGAACCCCGAGCGTCGCTCGCCGCTTACCGAGCAGGGCGTAGATGTTAAGGAGGGCGACTACCTCATCAGCATCAACGGAAAGGACATCACCACCAAGGCTAACCCCTACGAGTATCTTGAGAATCTGGCCAACGTAAATGTCGAGATTACCGTTAGCGCCAATGGAAGCCTGAATGGAGCACGTACCTCAACTATTAAGCCTATCGAAAGCGAGCTCGAGCTGATGGGACTCGATTGGGTTAACGAGCGCAGGGCTATGGTCGATAAGCTCTCGGGTGGCCGAATTGGCTACATCTACCTGCCCAATACCGCCGTTGAGGGTAACCGCGAGCTGCACCGCGGCATGTACGCCTACCACGATAAGGAGGCGCTCATCATCGACGACCGCTACAACGGTGGTGGCTTTATCCCCGATAGAATGATTAATATGATAGACCGCCGCACGCTGGTTTACTGGTATCGCAACGGCTTACAGCCAATGAAAACGCCAGGGGTTGCTCACGATGGGCCAAAGGCCATGCTTATCAACGGCTACTCGTCGTCGGGTGGTGATGCGCTTCCCTACTTCTTCCGCAAGACTGGGCAGGGTAAGCTAATTGGTACCCGCACCTGGGGTGGCTTAGTCGGCATCAGCGGCAACGCCAACCTTGTTGATGGTGGTTCGCTCTCCGTTCCACAATTCGGTATCTACGACGAGAATGGTCAGTGGATTGTCGAGGGACAAGGCGTATCGCCCGACATCGAGGTGGTTGATCGACCCGAAAAGCTGGCCAAGGGCGAAGATCCCTGCATCGAACGTGCCGTAGAGGAGCTGCTAAAGGAGCTCAACGCTAATCCTGTAAAGAAGGTGACGCCTCCTGCCGCTCCCGATAGAAGCAAGTGGATTGAGAAGGATATCAAGTAGGATATTTCTTTCTGAGAATATAGGCCTGACAGGTTTCCGAAACCTGTCAGGCCTTTTCTTTTGAATTAATTGTAAAGGTGGTAAAGCTGTAGCACCCAAGCATTGCCAAGTGTAGCAAAAAGCAAGCGCAGTCATACCTTGGCTGCGCTTATGTGTTTGCAAGTTTACCATTCATTGGTGGTTTTAGTCCGCTACTTATATTTGGCAAGCGGCGGGGTTCTGTAAATCTCCACTTGCAATTCCACCCGCTTGTTGACGATACCACGTTTTGACCATTTTTATATTAGTTCATCTATAGTCTTCACTCCTAATTGTTCCAAGCATTCTTTTCGATAGTTTGGAATTTCAGCAAATTCAAAATTATCTGTTTTACCATCTAATTCGACTATAGAATCATTCCCAATTACAGTTTGTCCTTTTCTCTTATATATTGAGCACTCTCCAGCAGCATATAAAGCTATTTTTTTACATGACTCAGGTTTAATAGCAACATTGAATCCCTTTCCATTAACTCTCATACTTGGATAAAGTATACCGTCTATATTAGGGTTTTGCGTTACTGTTTCAGTGAACAATGCTGAAATCATATAATCAGTGTCATCATCCACCTCTTTTGCAAATTCATCAGCAATAAATTTATGATACTTAAGAGATCTTTCTACAAACAAAACGTCTTCTTGTTTTATGAAATTATTATAAGCATCAACTATTTCCTTTGTATAATCATTTTCAGTGTAAAATTCATCTTTAGCAATAATTGCAAATAAATTCAAATCCTCTTCAGCTAGCCATTTGCTAAATGTTATTCTCTTGTAACCTGAAGTCGTTTTATCTCTTAACCATGGTAATGATTCAAGAGCTCCTATTATTCTTGTATTAAACTCTAATGGTGAAGGAATCACTGGTAAAAAACTTGCATAAAACATTGTTTGATTTGGTGTACTTGCTCTTTGGTATGTTTTATTGAAAATTTGCGGTTTGAATGACAAGTCTGATTTGTTTCTAAATCGCTCGTCTTCTTTGTTTGGTCTCGCTCTCATAAATGTTGCCCCTTTATGAATAACAATACGCATATAACTAACTCTACCTACTTGAGTCATCAATTTCTGAATCTCATTAACTGGTTGTTTAGATAAATCTAAATTTTTAAATTCAGATATTATTTCATCAATGGGTTTTTCTACTAACATTTCAGTCCTACACAACATATATATATTTGTTTATTGGTAATTACAACGAACTCTTTTAAATCTTTAACCCTCCCTGTACACCGTAGCCTACATCATCGCTCGAGGCTAGGCGAAGTCTACCGAACGCAACCAAAAGTAGCAAAAAAGCAAGCGCAGCCGTGGTGGTATCTGCATTTATGTAGTATTCGTTTTATTTTGCTTTTATCGGTGGGTAGCTACAGATACTTAAGACGTCTACCAGAGCAATTACACCCCTGTAATTAGCCCACCGAAGTCTGGCGGAGCAATTACACCCCTGCAAATGGTTCACCGAAGTCTGGTGGAGCTCTTGCACCCCTGCAAATGGTTCACCGAAGTCTGGTGGAGCTCTTGCACCCCTGCAAGTGGCCCACCGAAGTCTGGCGGAGCAATTGCACCCCTGCAAATGGTTCACCGAAGTCCGGCGGAGCAATTGCACCCCTGCAACACCCCCTACATTTATTTTTTCAAAAAAAAGATGCGTAAAATTTGGTTTGCTTTAATGTTATTTTGCTATTTTAGCATTCGTATTGTAAAACTTATGAAAACTAAAGATTATGATTGACCCAATTGGTTTCAAAAAGCTAAGCCTAGACGAGAAGCAAAACTTTACCGACGAGGTATTTCCAATGGTAAAAACCGCATTAGGCGAAAGCCCCACCTTTAAATCCTACATCGAACCGGTAGGAACGGTCTACTCCCGTCTTAAGGTAGCCGCAAAAGCGATAAGCCATCCGGAGCTGACCTCCGATGTTAACGAGGGCGACGACCTTCGCGACGGCGGAACCCGATCGCTAAAGAGTGCCGCCGATCATAGCGCCAACCGTACCGACCCCGCTTGGGCAACGGCAGGGCAGCGCGTTCTAAACCTCTTCAAGGACTTTGGTGAGAACATGGCCGACCTTTCGCTTGCCAAGGAGACTACGGCAATTGACAACTTCCTTGGCGCCATCGACAGCAACCCCGAGCTGAAAAAGGATATAACCACAATTCAGGGCGACATCTGGCTGCAGGATATTAGAGATGGCCAGCAGAAGGTAAAAAGTGGTATCGCCAAGCGCGACGCCAGCAAGAAGTCGGAAGAAGCTGCCGCCACCGATATCGCCAGGGAGCTGGGCTCGAATATCGATAAGCTCTTCCGCTACATCAATATGAAGATTGAATTTGAGCCAACCCCAGAGCTTCAGGCGCTTTCGATCGAGATCAACAAGGTTATTGCCCGATACCGCAAGAACGTTACCCTCCGAGCTACTCTACGCGAAAAGGCCAAGAAAGAGAAAGAGAAAGAGAAACCCAAAGATAAATAAGGCATACTGCAGTGAGTGCAGGACTTCATATGAGTACATAATTGGTTAGTAAAGAAAGGGGCTGTAAAGCCCCTTTCGCTTTTGGTATCACCCGCGGCCATCTTGCAGCACATAGAACCAGAAAAGCAGCCGACAGCTAGGGATTTCGTCTTTATGATTTACACTACTCTATTTCGAAGGATATCCCCCGCCGGCGGGGGTAGGGGGTGGATCTTTTAGAAGTTTATAGCAGTCATTAGCATCAAGTTTTTACCTCTAACGTCTACTTTCCTCCCCCTTCCCCCTCCAAAGGGGGATATGCTTTGTGCTACGACTTGCTGATTCCTTTACGTCCACTCCCATTATGTTCGATGTTTTTTTTAAGCGAAATCCCTGAGCCGACAGTTTCTCTTTTTGTTGAGGGATTAAAAAAGTAAGCCTCGAAGAATATCAAATTCTTCGGGGCTTTACTATTGATGCGTATTCTCGCTATCTCTTTACAATCCTCAGCTTGGCAAACTTCAGCAGCAGCGTTTTGTTTCCGGCAACGGTAAAGGCAACGGTAGCTTTGATTTCGGGAGCCGAGCCTTCCAGCGCCTCTATCTTTCCGAAGCCGAAGCGCTCGTGCTCCACCTCCATGCCTACCTCCAGTTCGCTCATGTCGGCAGGGTCGGTGATGGCGCTTACCGGGTGGTGTTGAGGCGTTGGTGCAACCGTGCGCTGTGCCGATATGGTGTTGGCCTTAGGCTTAAAGTGCTGCGTGCTGTAGTTGTTACCTCCGCCCGATGACGAAGATGGTAGGCTTCCAAGCAGGCTATCCTCGTTCCAGTCGATGTAGCTGCTGTCGATATCCTTTATGAAGCGGCTGGGAACGCAGCTGGTGATGTTGCCCCACTTGTAGCGGCTTTGCGCGTACGATATGGTGGCGGTAATCTCGGCACGGGTAACGGCCACGTAGAATAGGCGGCGCTCCTCCTCCAAGTCGTCCTGCGACTGGCTCGACATCTGTCCGGGGAAGAGGTTTTCCTCCAATCCCACCAAAAAAATATGCTTAAACT
This window of the uncultured Acetobacteroides sp. genome carries:
- a CDS encoding polysaccharide deacetylase family protein gives rise to the protein MIFLLAFMLLAKEGQTQYSNRQLIKQLNNDKTYIEQKSKIVSQFQNTTPGRWGEFVKGVDEDIATSSKVIAFTFDACGGGRKGNRYNSPLIEYLRAEKVPATLFVTGLWIDANPKTFLQLAKDTLFEIENHGFRHRPCAVKGESEYGIKGTATPADAFDEMEANAIKIERLTGRKPKFYRSATAFTDEAGVRIASKLGITVISFDILSGDAVPKTSAQEIVKNVTENAKPGAIVIMHFNHPESNLVEAMRKIVPQLRSMGYRFVRLEGLPLKGKQPKKSADRY
- a CDS encoding PDZ domain-containing protein, with protein sequence MLRKLLGLVAIMGFTSAAMAIDDARMLRYPDINGNKIVFVYAGDIWSVDANGGDAKRLTSHEGLELFPKISPDGKWIAFSAEYSGSRQIWVMPSEGGPARQLTYYNSVGIMPPRGGYDNVVLDWTPDSKQVMIRANRTPFGERNGRYFLVSLDGGLEKPLPIIDGGFAVLSPDAQQVCFTPVDREFRTWKRYKGGRATELWTYNLKENTSEQITHFVGTDQWPTWVGDNIYYASDRDLKLNIYKYNTKTKQNEQVTFHKDFDVMWPSGRNGQIAYENGGYLYKLNTATGKDEKVKVNISFDNTNLLPYYKNVKDDIHSYAISPTGKRALFDARGDIFSVPAENGVIENLTQTPGVREVYPTWSPNGKYIAYHSDATGEYEVYLLENKKGAAPRQLTTGSKAWKYGSEWSPNSRYLVYSDRTLNLYLVDTQTGKQSVIDHAVNDEITTYTFSPDSQWITYTKEGSNGQPTVWVYNIPNGKASQLLDNTFINIQPVFSRDGKFIFFVSNRDFNLAFSSFEFNYLYNNASKIYAVALKNDGSKLTKDKNDVESVAEDKKAEDPKKSGKEKEEAASKDQVPVSVSIDFDGINSRVMALPMDADAYSIVGSVDGGVLYTSKDKLMRYSIADAKCEEVMDGVGSVIASADGKSFMYSAKKDFGIAKVTTGQKAGAGKLNLDKLELKIFPRQEWNQIYTDAWRIFRDYFYVSNLHGVDWNAVKERYSALVPYAPSRFDLDYILNEVVSEANVGHAYVDWGDIKRVKRVDTGLLGANLVADDAVGRYKIAKIYQGENWNPERRSPLTEQGVDVKEGDYLISINGKDITTKANPYEYLENLANVNVEITVSANGSLNGARTSTIKPIESELELMGLDWVNERRAMVDKLSGGRIGYIYLPNTAVEGNRELHRGMYAYHDKEALIIDDRYNGGGFIPDRMINMIDRRTLVYWYRNGLQPMKTPGVAHDGPKAMLINGYSSSGGDALPYFFRKTGQGKLIGTRTWGGLVGISGNANLVDGGSLSVPQFGIYDENGQWIVEGQGVSPDIEVVDRPEKLAKGEDPCIERAVEELLKELNANPVKKVTPPAAPDRSKWIEKDIK
- a CDS encoding DUF6261 family protein — encoded protein: MIDPIGFKKLSLDEKQNFTDEVFPMVKTALGESPTFKSYIEPVGTVYSRLKVAAKAISHPELTSDVNEGDDLRDGGTRSLKSAADHSANRTDPAWATAGQRVLNLFKDFGENMADLSLAKETTAIDNFLGAIDSNPELKKDITTIQGDIWLQDIRDGQQKVKSGIAKRDASKKSEEAAATDIARELGSNIDKLFRYINMKIEFEPTPELQALSIEINKVIARYRKNVTLRATLREKAKKEKEKEKPKDK